In one Aeromicrobium wangtongii genomic region, the following are encoded:
- the tpiA gene encoding triose-phosphate isomerase, with translation MTSARKPLMAGNWKSNLNHQEAVVLVQKLAWTLQDKKHDFERAEVVVIPPFTDIRSVQTLVDGDRLMIGYGAQDVSEHDGGAYTGEITAAMLAKLGCSYVVVGHSERREYHGETDAVVNVKATKALAAGISPIVCVGEGLDVRQAGEHVAYTLDQIDGSLAGLTADQMADVVIAYEPVWAIGTGEVATPEDAQEVCAAIRGRVEQTWSSEVAAATRILYGGSVKAANIAAIMAKSDVDGALVGGASLQAEEFAGIARFYAMPDLSGA, from the coding sequence ATGACGTCCGCACGCAAGCCGTTGATGGCCGGCAACTGGAAGTCCAACCTCAACCACCAGGAGGCCGTGGTCCTGGTCCAGAAGCTCGCCTGGACCCTGCAGGACAAGAAGCACGACTTCGAGCGTGCCGAGGTCGTCGTGATCCCGCCGTTCACCGACATCCGCAGCGTCCAGACGCTCGTCGACGGTGACCGGCTCATGATCGGCTACGGCGCCCAGGACGTCTCCGAGCACGACGGCGGGGCGTACACCGGTGAGATCACCGCGGCGATGCTCGCGAAGCTGGGCTGCTCCTACGTTGTGGTGGGGCACTCCGAGCGTCGTGAGTACCACGGCGAGACCGATGCCGTGGTGAACGTCAAGGCCACCAAGGCGCTCGCAGCGGGCATCAGCCCGATCGTGTGCGTCGGCGAGGGCCTGGACGTCCGCCAGGCCGGCGAGCACGTCGCGTACACGCTCGACCAGATCGACGGCTCGTTGGCCGGCCTGACGGCCGACCAGATGGCCGATGTGGTCATCGCCTACGAGCCGGTCTGGGCCATCGGCACCGGCGAGGTCGCCACTCCCGAGGACGCCCAGGAGGTCTGCGCGGCCATCCGTGGGCGTGTCGAACAGACCTGGTCGTCCGAGGTGGCCGCGGCAACGCGTATCCTTTACGGCGGGTCGGTGAAAGCGGCGAACATTGCCGCCATCATGGCGAAGTCGGATGTCGACGGAGCCCTGGTCGGCGGTGCAAGCCTCCAAGCGGAGGAGTTCGCCGGGATTGCCCGCTTCTATGCCATGCCGGATCTCTCCGGCGCCTGA
- the secG gene encoding preprotein translocase subunit SecG, producing the protein MILTFSILLAISSLLMIVLVLMHKGRGGGLSDMFGGGVSSSLGGSSVAERNLDRITVGIAVVWVVCIIALGLLLKVSN; encoded by the coding sequence GTGATTCTGACGTTTTCCATACTCCTGGCGATCAGCAGCCTGCTGATGATCGTGCTGGTCCTGATGCACAAGGGACGGGGAGGCGGCCTGTCCGACATGTTCGGTGGTGGCGTGTCCAGCTCGCTGGGCGGTTCGTCCGTCGCCGAGCGCAACCTCGACCGCATCACGGTCGGTATCGCAGTCGTCTGGGTCGTGTGCATCATCGCACTCGGCCTGCTCCTGAAGGTGAGTAACTAG
- a CDS encoding RNA polymerase-binding protein RbpA has product MAAGAIRGSRIGSGPMGEAERGEAAPRQFVTFFCINNHTTELQFAIEAEVPESWDCPRCGMPASVDSDNRPTAKKIEPYKTHLAYVKERRSETEADEILKEAVEMLRSKRKSGEIIF; this is encoded by the coding sequence GTGGCAGCAGGTGCTATCCGGGGTAGTCGTATCGGCTCCGGTCCCATGGGTGAGGCAGAGCGTGGCGAGGCGGCTCCCCGCCAGTTCGTGACGTTCTTCTGCATCAACAACCACACGACCGAGCTGCAGTTCGCGATCGAGGCCGAGGTGCCGGAGTCGTGGGACTGCCCGCGCTGCGGCATGCCGGCCAGCGTGGACTCCGACAACCGTCCGACGGCCAAGAAGATCGAGCCGTACAAGACGCACCTGGCCTACGTGAAGGAGCGTCGCTCCGAGACCGAGGCCGACGAGATCCTGAAGGAAGCCGTCGAGATGCTGCGCAGCAAGCGCAAGTCCGGCGAGATCATCTTCTAG
- a CDS encoding alpha/beta fold hydrolase has translation MTPETIKFQGAAGMLVGDRWAVADPLGTVLLLHGGGQTRHSWARSGARFADAGWTTMSLDARGHGDSDWDAEADYSIDALVGDLQRVIDAVGEPPVLIGASLGGMTSLVAAGETPGLARALVLVDVAPRVEAVGTRRILDFMASAPDGFGSLDEVADAIAAYNPHRKRPSNLSGLTKNVRRGEDGRWRWHWDPAFLRVRDEPSREAGYARLKAAAERVTVPTLLVRGASSDVVSPEGAAELQQLIGHAVVREAKAGHMVAGDDNDVFATQVVQFLAEQLP, from the coding sequence ATGACGCCGGAGACCATCAAGTTCCAGGGCGCAGCCGGGATGCTCGTGGGTGACCGCTGGGCGGTCGCGGACCCGCTCGGGACGGTCCTGCTCCTGCACGGCGGCGGGCAGACCCGTCACTCCTGGGCACGCAGCGGCGCCCGGTTCGCCGACGCCGGCTGGACGACGATGTCGCTGGACGCCCGCGGCCACGGCGACAGCGACTGGGACGCAGAAGCCGACTACTCCATCGACGCCCTGGTGGGAGATCTGCAGCGGGTCATCGATGCCGTCGGTGAGCCCCCGGTGCTCATCGGCGCGTCGCTGGGCGGCATGACATCCCTGGTGGCCGCGGGCGAGACGCCCGGGCTGGCCCGCGCGCTGGTGCTCGTCGACGTGGCTCCGCGGGTCGAGGCCGTCGGCACACGACGCATCCTGGACTTCATGGCCAGCGCCCCCGACGGCTTCGGCTCGCTGGACGAGGTCGCCGACGCGATCGCGGCGTACAACCCGCACCGCAAGCGCCCTTCGAACCTGAGCGGCCTCACCAAGAACGTCCGACGTGGCGAGGACGGGCGTTGGCGCTGGCACTGGGACCCGGCGTTCCTGCGGGTCCGCGACGAGCCGAGTCGAGAAGCCGGCTACGCCCGGCTCAAGGCCGCCGCGGAACGTGTCACCGTCCCCACCCTGCTCGTGCGGGGAGCGTCGTCCGATGTGGTGTCGCCCGAGGGCGCCGCCGAGCTGCAGCAGCTGATCGGGCACGCGGTCGTGCGCGAGGCGAAGGCCGGGCACATGGTCGCCGGCGACGACAATGACGTCTTCGCGACCCAGGTCGTCCAGTTCCTGGCCGAGCAGCTGCCCTGA
- the pgl gene encoding 6-phosphogluconolactonase → MTVDIWPDADSLAQGIADRLVEHLASVQADGRTPSVVLTGGTIAIAAYERIQAGDVDWSSVDFYWGDERFVPAGHADRNDQQARDAFLTRLGVPEARIHAMPAHGCSESMAEAADGYAATLPADPFDLVLHGVGPDGHIASLFPGFPQVHETTRRAVEVFDSPKPPPQRISLTYPALNHARSVWLIVSGEGKAEAVARAVGGADVDSTPAAGAAGLDETVWLLDEAAASKLPA, encoded by the coding sequence ATGACCGTCGACATCTGGCCCGACGCCGACAGCCTCGCCCAGGGCATCGCCGACCGTCTCGTCGAGCACCTCGCCTCCGTGCAGGCCGATGGACGGACCCCGTCGGTCGTGCTGACCGGCGGAACCATCGCGATCGCCGCGTACGAGCGCATCCAGGCAGGTGACGTCGACTGGTCCTCGGTCGACTTCTACTGGGGCGACGAGCGGTTCGTCCCGGCCGGGCACGCCGACCGCAACGACCAGCAGGCCCGCGACGCCTTCCTGACCCGGCTCGGCGTGCCCGAGGCGCGCATCCACGCGATGCCGGCCCACGGCTGCTCCGAGAGCATGGCCGAGGCCGCCGACGGCTACGCCGCCACGCTGCCGGCAGATCCCTTCGACCTGGTGCTGCACGGCGTCGGACCGGACGGACACATCGCATCACTGTTCCCCGGCTTCCCGCAGGTGCACGAGACCACTCGGCGGGCGGTGGAGGTGTTCGACTCCCCCAAGCCGCCGCCGCAACGCATCTCGTTGACCTATCCGGCGCTCAACCACGCGCGCAGCGTCTGGCTGATCGTGTCGGGCGAGGGGAAGGCCGAGGCGGTCGCGCGCGCGGTGGGCGGCGCCGATGTCGACTCCACCCCGGCAGCGGGCGCTGCAGGGCTCGACGAGACCGTGTGGCTGCTCGACGAGGCCGCGGCCTCGAAGCTGCCCGCATGA
- a CDS encoding glucose-6-phosphate dehydrogenase assembly protein OpcA has product MEIALENTNSSRIARALVKARSAAGSPAMDMVLTLLVVTDDENVSEALKTATMLSREHPSRIIGVILGDGRGAAKLNAKVRVGESSSGESILLRISGELTKHAESVVLPLLLPDSPVVVWWPGKPPADPSKDAIGQLARRRLTDAEATDSPTRSLKAVARAYSPGDTDLSWTRLTPWRALLAAALDQSPGEVTGGTVTASASNPAATLLVAWLESRLGISITAKRTDAEQIMSVVLNTSVGDVVIERIDSTSCQFSVPGSSPREVPLGARPLAMLLAEDLRRLDADDIYADTIHHMLENS; this is encoded by the coding sequence GTGGAGATCGCGCTCGAGAACACCAATTCGTCCCGCATCGCCCGAGCACTGGTCAAGGCGCGGTCCGCTGCCGGCAGCCCGGCCATGGACATGGTGCTGACGCTGCTGGTCGTCACCGACGACGAGAACGTCAGCGAGGCGCTCAAGACCGCCACGATGCTGTCGCGCGAGCACCCCTCGCGGATCATCGGCGTCATCCTGGGCGACGGGCGTGGCGCGGCCAAGCTCAACGCCAAGGTGCGGGTCGGCGAGAGCTCGTCGGGCGAGTCCATCCTGCTGCGCATCTCCGGTGAGCTGACGAAGCATGCCGAGTCCGTCGTCCTGCCGCTGCTGCTGCCGGACTCCCCCGTCGTCGTGTGGTGGCCGGGCAAGCCGCCGGCCGATCCGTCCAAGGACGCGATCGGGCAGCTCGCCCGCCGCCGGCTGACCGACGCCGAGGCCACTGACTCGCCGACCCGCTCCCTGAAGGCCGTCGCCCGTGCCTACTCCCCCGGCGACACGGATCTGTCGTGGACCAGGCTGACCCCATGGCGTGCGCTGCTGGCCGCGGCACTGGACCAGTCCCCCGGCGAGGTCACCGGCGGCACCGTGACGGCCAGCGCCAGCAACCCGGCGGCGACGCTGCTCGTGGCGTGGCTGGAGAGCCGGCTGGGCATCTCGATCACGGCCAAGCGCACCGACGCCGAGCAGATCATGTCGGTCGTGCTGAACACCTCGGTCGGCGATGTCGTGATCGAGCGCATCGACAGCACGTCGTGCCAGTTCAGCGTCCCCGGCTCCTCACCGCGTGAGGTGCCGCTGGGTGCTCGACCACTGGCGATGCTGCTCGCCGAAGACCTGCGCCGTCTCGACGCCGACGACATCTACGCCGACACGATCCACCACATGCTGGAGAACTCATGA
- the zwf gene encoding glucose-6-phosphate dehydrogenase: MTERPVDVSNPLRDPRDRRLPRIAGPCSLILFGVTGDLAKKKLIPAVYDLANRGLLPPGFALVGFARQDFGTESFSTLIRDAAKDGARTPWSETVWKQLAAGIRFVPGEFDDDEAWERLADTMADLDEQQGTGGNHAFYLSIPPGLFPVVVSQIKKHGLATSAKGWRRVVIEKPFGHDLASAEELNRIVGDVFSSESVFRIDHYLGKETVQNILAFRFANGMFEPIWNSHYVDHVQITMAEDIGIGSRAGYYDSIGAARDVIQNHLLQLMALIAMEEPVSFNARSLRLEKQKILANARPADDLDLHTAQAQYVAGWAGGEKVRGYLEEEGVKPDSRAETYAAIRVDVSTRRWAGVPFYLRTGKRLGRRVTEVAVVFKRAPHQPFSKNDIEELGQNALVMRIQPDEGVTLRFGAKVPGTTMEIRDVNMDFAYGGAFVESSPEAYERLILDVLLGDPPLFPQHQEVELAWKILDPVIEHWRKDGTMDTYQAGTWGPASADEMMARDGRTWRRP, from the coding sequence ATGACCGAACGCCCGGTGGATGTCAGCAACCCGCTCCGGGACCCGCGCGATCGGCGGCTCCCCCGCATCGCGGGGCCCTGCAGCCTGATCCTGTTCGGCGTCACCGGCGACCTGGCCAAGAAGAAGCTCATCCCGGCCGTCTACGACCTGGCCAACCGGGGTCTGCTGCCTCCCGGCTTCGCCCTGGTGGGATTCGCCCGCCAGGACTTCGGCACGGAGTCGTTCTCCACCCTGATCCGCGATGCGGCCAAGGACGGCGCCCGCACGCCGTGGAGCGAGACGGTCTGGAAGCAGCTGGCCGCCGGCATCCGGTTCGTCCCGGGCGAGTTCGACGACGACGAGGCCTGGGAGCGGCTGGCCGACACGATGGCCGACCTCGACGAGCAGCAGGGCACCGGCGGCAATCACGCCTTCTACCTGTCGATCCCCCCGGGTCTGTTCCCTGTCGTCGTCTCGCAGATCAAGAAGCACGGGCTGGCGACCTCGGCCAAGGGATGGCGCCGGGTCGTCATCGAGAAGCCGTTCGGGCACGACCTGGCCTCGGCCGAGGAGCTCAACCGCATCGTCGGCGACGTCTTCTCCAGCGAGTCGGTCTTCCGCATCGACCACTACCTGGGCAAGGAGACGGTCCAGAACATCTTGGCCTTCCGCTTCGCCAACGGGATGTTCGAGCCGATCTGGAACAGCCACTACGTCGACCACGTGCAGATCACGATGGCCGAGGACATCGGCATCGGATCACGCGCCGGCTACTACGACAGCATCGGCGCGGCCCGCGACGTCATCCAGAACCACCTCCTGCAGCTGATGGCGCTCATCGCGATGGAGGAGCCCGTCTCGTTCAACGCCCGGAGCCTTCGCCTGGAGAAGCAGAAGATCCTCGCGAATGCGCGTCCGGCCGACGACCTGGACCTGCACACCGCTCAGGCGCAGTACGTCGCCGGCTGGGCCGGTGGCGAGAAGGTGCGCGGATACCTCGAGGAGGAGGGCGTGAAGCCGGACTCCCGCGCGGAGACGTATGCGGCGATCCGCGTCGACGTCTCGACCCGGCGCTGGGCGGGTGTGCCGTTCTACCTGCGCACGGGCAAGCGTCTGGGACGACGGGTCACCGAGGTCGCGGTCGTCTTCAAGCGCGCCCCGCACCAGCCGTTCAGCAAGAATGACATCGAGGAGCTGGGCCAGAACGCGCTGGTCATGCGCATCCAGCCCGACGAGGGTGTCACGCTGCGCTTCGGCGCGAAGGTCCCGGGCACCACGATGGAGATCCGTGACGTCAACATGGACTTCGCGTACGGCGGCGCCTTCGTCGAGAGCAGCCCCGAGGCGTACGAGCGACTCATCCTGGACGTGCTCCTGGGCGATCCGCCGCTGTTCCCGCAGCACCAGGAGGTCGAGCTGGCCTGGAAGATCCTCGATCCCGTGATCGAGCACTGGCGGAAGGACGGCACGATGGACACCTATCAGGCCGGCACGTGGGGCCCTGCGTCCGCAGACGAGATGATGGCCCGCGACGGCCGCACCTGGAGGCGTCCGTAG
- a CDS encoding glucose-6-phosphate isomerase — protein sequence MAEVDVVLSVPSQQDFDEALSSAIVDQVASRISAQDPTLWGPEAESEASIRLSWTHLPESSRSLVGEISELREQLLGKGLDHIVLCGMGGSSLAPEVICHTAGVALTVLDSSQPDMVRGAIADRLDRTVVVVSSKSGGTIETDSQRRAYEHAFTEAGIDPLERIIVVTDPDSPLDQQATETGYRVFRADPHVGGRYSALTAFGLVPSGLAGADIGALLDGAADAEASLYADDPSNPALQLGVMLGVANAHGVDKLVLSDQTGHGVGDWIEQLVAESTGKLGKGILPVVVPFENAVNFNPSTSDSVLVSIGTDEAPKAQSGYAAALQGSLGAQMLLWEVAVAVAGRAIGIDPFDQPDVESAKKAARELLDGAGSVPSPDYTENGIDVYGSGSSLAESVRALLDQVDLDAGYLAIQVYLDRLAYADFAEVREVAAARLGRPVTFGWGPRFLHSTGQYHKGGTPNGVFLQVTGAPEHDLPIAGRDFTFGSFIDSQAAGDAAVLRDHGRPVLRLHLSDVPAGLETIRGLLE from the coding sequence ATGGCCGAGGTCGACGTCGTTCTCAGTGTCCCGTCCCAGCAGGACTTCGATGAGGCACTGAGCAGTGCCATCGTCGACCAGGTCGCATCACGAATCTCGGCCCAGGACCCCACGCTGTGGGGTCCTGAGGCGGAGTCCGAGGCCAGCATCCGGCTCAGCTGGACCCACCTGCCCGAGTCGTCCCGCTCCCTGGTGGGCGAGATCTCCGAGCTGCGCGAACAGCTGCTGGGCAAGGGTCTGGACCACATCGTGCTGTGCGGCATGGGTGGGTCCTCGCTCGCGCCGGAGGTCATCTGTCACACCGCCGGCGTCGCCCTGACGGTGCTGGACTCCTCGCAGCCTGACATGGTCCGTGGGGCCATCGCCGATCGACTGGACCGGACGGTCGTCGTGGTGTCCAGCAAGTCCGGCGGGACGATCGAGACCGACAGCCAGCGACGCGCCTACGAGCACGCCTTCACCGAGGCCGGCATCGACCCGCTCGAGCGCATCATCGTCGTGACCGACCCGGACTCCCCGCTCGACCAGCAGGCGACCGAGACCGGCTACCGGGTCTTTCGCGCCGATCCGCACGTCGGCGGGCGCTACTCGGCGCTGACCGCGTTCGGCCTGGTCCCCAGCGGGCTGGCCGGCGCGGACATCGGCGCGCTGCTGGACGGTGCCGCGGACGCCGAGGCGTCCCTGTACGCCGACGACCCGAGCAATCCCGCGCTGCAGCTGGGCGTCATGCTCGGCGTCGCCAACGCCCACGGCGTCGACAAGCTGGTGCTGTCGGACCAGACCGGCCACGGGGTGGGTGACTGGATCGAGCAGCTGGTCGCCGAGTCGACCGGCAAGCTCGGCAAGGGCATCCTGCCGGTCGTCGTGCCGTTCGAGAACGCCGTCAACTTCAACCCCAGCACATCGGACTCCGTCCTGGTCTCGATCGGCACGGACGAGGCACCCAAGGCGCAGTCCGGCTACGCGGCTGCCCTGCAGGGCTCCCTCGGCGCCCAGATGCTGCTGTGGGAGGTCGCGGTCGCCGTGGCCGGGCGGGCGATCGGTATCGATCCCTTCGACCAGCCCGACGTGGAGAGCGCGAAGAAGGCCGCCCGTGAGCTGCTGGACGGCGCCGGGTCGGTCCCGTCGCCGGACTACACCGAGAACGGCATCGACGTCTACGGCAGCGGCTCGTCGCTGGCCGAATCGGTACGGGCGCTGCTCGACCAGGTCGATCTCGACGCGGGCTACCTGGCGATACAGGTCTACCTCGATCGCCTGGCGTACGCCGACTTCGCCGAGGTCCGTGAGGTCGCCGCGGCCCGCCTCGGGCGTCCGGTGACCTTCGGCTGGGGACCGCGCTTCCTGCACTCGACCGGTCAGTACCACAAGGGCGGCACGCCGAACGGCGTGTTCCTGCAGGTCACGGGCGCGCCGGAGCACGACCTGCCGATCGCGGGCCGCGACTTCACCTTCGGCTCGTTCATCGACTCGCAGGCCGCGGGTGACGCGGCGGTCCTTCGCGATCACGGCCGACCGGTGCTGCGGCTGCACCTGAGCGATGTGCCAGCCGGCCTGGAGACGATCCGAGGGCTGCTGGAATGA
- the tal gene encoding transaldolase has translation MNDRLKALADAGVSIWLDDLSRERIESGNLAQLVAESGVVGVTTNPSIFASALAKGEKYEPQVKELKESGADIATTVFEITTTDVQNGCDIMMPVYEASGGFDGRVSLEVDPDLARDTEGTIKLAHRLWERVSRPNLMIKIPATLEGLPAITAAIAEGISVNVTLIFSLERYRGVMDAYLSGLEQAAEAGRDLSTIHSVASFFVSRVDTEVDKRLPEDSPLRGTAALANARLAFEAYEDMFGSDRFEALKAKGANPQRPLWASTGVKDPNLPDTLYVSELVVNGTVNTMPEKTLEAFADHGEVIGDRVHNTYEESRDAFAALEREGISYDEVVRLLEDEGLDKFEASWNELLETVQAELDKA, from the coding sequence ATGAACGACCGTCTCAAGGCTCTCGCCGATGCGGGAGTGTCGATCTGGCTGGACGACCTGTCCCGCGAGCGCATCGAGTCCGGCAACCTGGCCCAGCTCGTCGCCGAGTCCGGTGTCGTCGGAGTCACGACCAACCCGTCGATCTTCGCCTCGGCCCTGGCCAAGGGTGAGAAGTACGAGCCGCAGGTCAAGGAGCTCAAGGAGTCCGGCGCCGACATCGCCACGACCGTCTTCGAGATCACCACGACCGACGTCCAGAACGGCTGCGACATCATGATGCCGGTCTACGAGGCCAGCGGCGGTTTCGACGGCCGGGTCTCGCTGGAGGTCGACCCCGACCTGGCCCGCGACACCGAGGGCACCATCAAGCTCGCCCACCGGCTGTGGGAGCGGGTCAGCCGCCCGAACCTCATGATCAAGATCCCGGCGACGCTCGAGGGCCTTCCGGCGATCACCGCCGCGATCGCCGAGGGCATCAGCGTCAACGTGACGCTGATCTTCTCCCTGGAGCGCTACCGCGGCGTCATGGACGCCTACCTGAGCGGTCTGGAGCAGGCGGCCGAGGCCGGACGCGACCTGTCGACGATCCACTCGGTCGCCTCGTTCTTCGTCAGCCGGGTCGACACCGAGGTCGACAAGCGGCTTCCGGAGGACAGCCCGCTGCGCGGAACGGCCGCCCTGGCCAACGCCCGCCTCGCGTTCGAGGCGTACGAGGACATGTTCGGCTCCGACCGCTTCGAGGCCCTCAAGGCCAAGGGCGCCAACCCGCAGCGTCCGCTGTGGGCGTCGACCGGCGTCAAGGACCCGAACCTGCCGGACACGCTCTACGTCTCCGAGCTCGTGGTGAACGGCACCGTCAACACGATGCCGGAGAAGACGCTGGAGGCATTCGCCGATCACGGCGAGGTCATCGGTGACCGGGTGCACAACACGTACGAGGAGTCGCGCGACGCGTTCGCGGCGCTGGAGCGCGAGGGGATCTCCTACGACGAGGTCGTCAGGCTGCTCGAGGACGAAGGGCTCGACAAGTTCGAGGCCTCCTGGAACGAGCTGCTCGAGACGGTCCAGGCCGAGCTCGACAAGGCCTGA
- the tkt gene encoding transketolase gives MTSGTRSLEWTDLDKKAVDTARLLAADAVQKVGNGHPGTAMSLAPAAYLLFQKVMRHDPTDPHWAGRDRFVLSCGHSSLTQYIQLYLAGYPMTLDDLKSLRTWGSQTPGHPEYNHTPGVEVTTGPLGQGVANAVGFAMAARRERGLLDPDAAAGESPFDHHIYAICSDGDLEEGVSAEASSLAGTQQLGNLTVLWDDNRISIEDDTNIAFTEDVAARYKAYGWHVQTVDWTNGGTGYEENVQALWDAYQAAEAVTDRPSFIQLRTIIAWPAPTAQGTGGSHGSALGDDEIRATKELLGFDPDKTFDVDDKVIAHTQSLRDRAADQRKVWQESLDAWTSANPERAALLERLKNRELPAGWDADLPVYEADPKGVATRVASGAFLSAAVSGLPELWGGSADLAGSNNTTPKGEPSFLPPERSSEKFKGDWYGRVLHFGIREHAMGSIMNGIVQHGLTRPYGGTFLVFSDYMRPAVRLAALQELPVTYVWTHDSIGLGEDGPTHQPIEHLAALRAIPGLDVIRPADANETIEAWRTVMGNTNRPSALALSRQNLPTFPRGTDGYAEASLTAKGAYVLLDTEGTPDVILFGTGSEVQIAVKARELLAAEGISARVVSMPSREWFEQQDAAYRDEVIPPQLRARVSVEAGVSLGWRDIVGDAGRIVSIEHYGASADYQTLYDKFGITPEAVVAAAKDSIAAAAGEPTAPFHARPAGPVGPGDNADAATH, from the coding sequence GTGACGTCCGGAACCCGCTCGCTGGAGTGGACAGATCTCGACAAGAAGGCCGTGGACACTGCTCGTCTCCTGGCCGCCGATGCGGTGCAGAAGGTCGGCAACGGCCACCCGGGCACCGCCATGAGCCTGGCCCCCGCGGCCTATCTGCTCTTCCAGAAGGTCATGCGTCACGACCCCACCGATCCGCACTGGGCCGGCCGTGACCGTTTCGTGCTCTCGTGCGGGCACTCGAGCCTGACGCAGTACATCCAGCTGTACCTCGCGGGCTACCCGATGACGCTGGACGACCTGAAGAGCCTGCGCACCTGGGGCAGCCAGACCCCCGGCCACCCCGAGTACAACCACACCCCCGGTGTCGAGGTGACCACCGGCCCGCTGGGCCAGGGCGTCGCCAACGCCGTGGGCTTCGCGATGGCCGCCCGGCGCGAGCGCGGGCTGCTCGACCCCGACGCCGCGGCCGGCGAGAGCCCGTTCGACCACCACATCTACGCGATCTGCTCCGACGGAGACCTCGAGGAGGGCGTCTCGGCCGAGGCGTCCTCGCTCGCCGGCACCCAGCAGCTCGGCAACCTGACGGTGCTGTGGGACGACAACCGCATCTCGATCGAGGACGACACCAACATCGCCTTCACCGAGGACGTCGCGGCCCGCTACAAGGCCTACGGCTGGCACGTCCAGACCGTCGACTGGACCAACGGCGGCACCGGGTACGAGGAGAACGTCCAGGCCCTCTGGGACGCCTACCAGGCCGCCGAGGCCGTGACCGACCGTCCCAGCTTCATCCAGCTGCGCACGATCATCGCCTGGCCGGCCCCCACGGCCCAGGGCACCGGCGGATCGCACGGATCGGCGCTCGGCGACGACGAGATCCGCGCGACCAAGGAGCTGCTCGGCTTCGACCCCGACAAGACCTTCGACGTCGACGACAAGGTCATCGCGCACACCCAGTCGCTGCGCGACCGGGCCGCGGACCAGCGCAAGGTCTGGCAGGAGTCCCTCGACGCCTGGACCTCGGCGAACCCCGAGCGCGCGGCGCTGCTCGAGCGGCTCAAGAACCGTGAGCTGCCCGCGGGCTGGGACGCCGACCTGCCCGTCTACGAGGCCGATCCCAAGGGTGTCGCGACCCGTGTGGCATCCGGTGCCTTCCTGTCTGCGGCCGTCAGTGGCCTTCCCGAGCTGTGGGGCGGCTCGGCCGACCTCGCCGGCTCCAACAACACGACCCCGAAGGGCGAGCCGTCCTTCCTGCCGCCGGAGCGCTCCTCGGAGAAGTTCAAGGGCGACTGGTACGGCCGGGTGCTGCACTTCGGCATCCGCGAGCACGCGATGGGCTCGATCATGAACGGCATCGTCCAGCACGGGCTCACCCGCCCGTACGGCGGCACGTTCCTGGTGTTCAGCGACTACATGCGCCCGGCGGTCCGCCTGGCGGCCCTGCAGGAGCTGCCCGTCACGTACGTGTGGACGCACGACTCCATCGGCCTGGGCGAGGACGGACCCACGCACCAGCCGATCGAGCACCTGGCCGCCCTGCGGGCCATCCCCGGTCTCGACGTCATCCGTCCGGCGGACGCCAACGAGACGATCGAGGCGTGGCGCACCGTCATGGGCAACACCAACCGTCCCTCGGCGCTCGCGCTGTCCCGCCAGAACCTGCCCACGTTCCCTCGTGGCACCGACGGCTACGCCGAGGCCAGCCTGACGGCCAAGGGCGCCTACGTGCTGCTCGACACCGAGGGCACCCCGGACGTCATCTTGTTCGGCACCGGCTCGGAGGTGCAGATCGCGGTCAAGGCACGCGAGCTGCTGGCCGCCGAGGGCATCTCGGCGCGGGTCGTCTCGATGCCGAGCCGTGAGTGGTTCGAGCAGCAGGACGCCGCGTACCGCGACGAGGTCATCCCCCCGCAGCTGCGCGCGCGGGTGTCCGTCGAGGCGGGTGTCTCGCTGGGTTGGCGCGACATCGTCGGCGACGCCGGACGCATCGTGAGCATCGAGCACTACGGCGCCTCCGCGGACTACCAGACGCTCTACGACAAGTTCGGCATCACGCCCGAGGCCGTCGTCGCAGCTGCCAAGGACTCGATCGCCGCAGCGGCGGGCGAGCCCACGGCCCCGTTCCACGCCCGGCCGGCGGGACCCGTCGGCCCCGGCGACAACGCAGACGCAGCCACCCACTGA